A region from the Thermanaeromonas toyohensis ToBE genome encodes:
- the yidD gene encoding membrane protein insertion efficiency factor YidD yields MIRLYQRFFSPWWGPRCRFYPTCSNYALEALGRYGILRGGWLTIRRLMKCHPWYPGGYDPVP; encoded by the coding sequence ATGATAAGACTTTACCAGCGGTTTTTTTCACCTTGGTGGGGACCACGTTGCCGTTTTTATCCTACCTGCTCAAATTATGCGTTAGAAGCCTTGGGGCGGTATGGAATCTTAAGGGGTGGTTGGCTTACTATAAGGCGTCTTATGAAATGCCATCCCTGGTATCCTGGTGGATATGACCCGGTGCCTTAA
- the rnpA gene encoding ribonuclease P protein component, which yields MLPAARRITQAAEFRRVYRQGRRVGSRALVLYFRPNGGKLTRFGFSVSKRIGRSVVRNRCKRLLREACRRQLKLFRPGFDIVLVAREGIKELCFKEVMEEVLILSEKAKLLVNSEREAGEPG from the coding sequence ATGCTTCCGGCCGCCCGCAGGATTACCCAGGCAGCTGAATTCCGAAGGGTTTACCGCCAGGGGCGGAGGGTGGGAAGCAGAGCTTTAGTCCTGTACTTTCGTCCTAACGGTGGAAAGCTTACTCGTTTCGGTTTTTCCGTTTCTAAACGGATAGGTCGTTCTGTAGTGCGCAACCGTTGTAAAAGGCTTTTGCGGGAAGCCTGTCGGCGGCAGTTAAAGTTATTTCGGCCCGGGTTTGATATAGTTTTAGTGGCTCGGGAAGGGATTAAGGAATTGTGCTTTAAGGAAGTAATGGAAGAGGTATTAATTTTAAGTGAGAAGGCTAAACTGTTGGTGAACTCGGAAAGAGAGGCGGGAGAACCTGGCTAA
- the rpmH gene encoding 50S ribosomal protein L34, whose protein sequence is MKRTYQPKRRHRKRVHGFLKRMSTRAGREILRRRRRKGRKRLTA, encoded by the coding sequence AGCCAAAGCGTAGGCACCGTAAAAGGGTGCATGGATTTCTTAAGCGGATGAGCACTAGGGCAGGACGGGAGATTTTAAGGAGGCGCCGCCGTAAAGGTAGAAAGCGCTTAACTGCTTAA